A region from the Desulfoglaeba alkanexedens ALDC genome encodes:
- a CDS encoding ABC transporter ATP-binding protein has product MSDFFKLDRLVMQFGGLTAVSNFSIEIQPGELVGLIGPNGAGKTTVFNMITGFYAPTTGRVIWQGEDITGLKVHRITAKGIARTFQNIRLFTDMTVLENVMVSLHHRLRSHFWEAMLGLPRYLKEDRRMIQDARTFLEDLNLVHLTDEKAGALAYGQQRRLEIARALATHPKLLLLDEPAAGMNPQETRELAKLVQDLRSRYALTIFLIEHDMKFVMGLCERIKVLDYGVTIAEGTPAEIQKNPEVIKAYLGEPKHA; this is encoded by the coding sequence ATGAGCGACTTTTTCAAACTGGACCGGCTGGTCATGCAGTTCGGCGGCCTGACCGCCGTCAGCAATTTTTCCATCGAGATCCAGCCCGGAGAGCTGGTGGGGCTCATCGGTCCCAACGGAGCCGGGAAGACTACGGTGTTCAACATGATCACCGGCTTCTACGCTCCGACCACGGGGCGGGTGATTTGGCAGGGTGAAGACATCACGGGCCTGAAGGTTCATCGGATCACCGCCAAGGGCATCGCCCGGACCTTTCAGAATATCCGGCTCTTCACCGACATGACGGTTCTCGAAAACGTCATGGTCTCGCTTCACCACAGGCTGCGGTCCCATTTCTGGGAAGCCATGCTTGGGCTTCCCCGCTATCTGAAGGAAGATCGAAGGATGATTCAGGATGCCCGCACGTTCCTGGAGGACCTGAACCTGGTCCACCTGACCGACGAAAAGGCCGGCGCCCTTGCCTATGGTCAGCAGAGGCGGTTGGAGATCGCACGCGCTCTCGCCACCCACCCCAAGCTGCTCCTTCTGGACGAACCTGCAGCAGGCATGAATCCTCAAGAAACGAGGGAACTGGCCAAGCTGGTCCAGGACCTGCGGTCGCGGTACGCACTGACGATTTTTCTCATCGAGCACGACATGAAGTTCGTTATGGGACTCTGCGAACGGATCAAGGTGCTCGACTACGGCGTCACCATCGCCGAAGGCACCCCCGCTGAAATCCAGAAGAACCCCGAAGTGATCAAGGCGTACCTGGGGGAACCGAAGCATGCTTGA
- a CDS encoding ABC transporter ATP-binding protein, producing the protein MLEIQDLHVYYGGIHALKGINLTVKEGRIVTLIGANGAGKSTTLRTIAGLVRPRQGTIRFNGADLSRTPTYRIIRRGIGVAPEGRRVFSNLTVLENLELGAYNRSKAEYLEQLEWVYTLFPRLEERRKQLAGTLSGGEQQMLALGRALMSRPKLVLLDEPSLGLAPLVVEEVFNAIETVNRQGATILLVEQNAMAALNVAHYAYVLETGRITLEGVGRELLKDERVRKAYLGED; encoded by the coding sequence ATGCTTGAAATCCAAGACCTGCACGTATACTACGGGGGCATCCACGCCCTCAAAGGCATCAACCTCACGGTGAAGGAAGGCCGGATCGTCACGCTCATCGGCGCCAACGGCGCCGGAAAAAGCACGACGCTCCGGACCATCGCGGGATTGGTGAGACCGAGGCAGGGGACGATCCGCTTCAACGGCGCCGATCTGTCCCGGACACCAACCTACCGGATCATCCGCCGGGGAATCGGCGTGGCCCCTGAAGGCCGCCGCGTCTTCTCCAACCTCACGGTGCTGGAAAACCTGGAACTGGGCGCATACAACCGAAGCAAGGCGGAGTACCTTGAGCAGCTGGAATGGGTCTATACGCTGTTTCCACGGCTGGAAGAACGGCGAAAGCAGCTGGCGGGAACATTGAGCGGTGGCGAGCAACAGATGTTGGCCCTGGGGCGGGCGCTCATGAGCCGCCCCAAGCTGGTGCTCCTGGACGAACCCTCGCTGGGGCTCGCCCCACTGGTGGTGGAAGAAGTCTTCAATGCCATCGAAACCGTCAACCGGCAAGGCGCCACCATCCTGCTGGTGGAACAGAACGCCATGGCTGCCCTGAACGTCGCGCACTACGCCTATGTCCTGGAAACCGGTCGCATCACCCTGGAGGGAGTGGGCAGGGAACTGCTCAAAGACGAAAGAGTGCGAAAAGCCTACCTGGGGGAAGACTGA
- the serC gene encoding 3-phosphoserine/phosphohydroxythreonine transaminase — MTDRIFNFNPGPAVLPLPVLQEIQAELLNYKGSGMSIMEVSHRSKWFDDVLNDAVARTRRLLNLSDRFRVLFLQGGASMQFPMVAMNLALPGKPLDYVDTGTWSTKAIKEAQILGKDVRVVAGSKDREYTYIPETVPVNPDASYLHITSNNTIRGTQWKRFPETGGVPLVSDMSSDILSRVFDPEPFGLIYAGAQKNAGPAGVTLVILREDMLERVPADLPTMFRYTTYAEKNSLFNTPPCFAIYVVGLVLKWLEETVGGVAAMEDINRRKADLLYACIDETDFYRGTASPESRSAMNVTFRLPTPELEQKFIEEATRAGLGGLKGHRSVGGCRASIYNAMPLEGVEALVHFMKDFEKKNG; from the coding sequence ATGACCGATCGGATTTTCAACTTCAACCCGGGACCGGCCGTTCTCCCCTTGCCCGTTCTCCAGGAAATACAGGCGGAGCTTCTCAATTACAAGGGTTCAGGAATGTCCATCATGGAAGTGAGCCACCGTTCCAAGTGGTTTGACGACGTTTTGAACGATGCGGTGGCCCGGACCCGGCGCCTGCTGAATCTGAGCGACCGCTTCAGGGTGCTTTTTCTCCAGGGCGGGGCCAGCATGCAATTTCCCATGGTGGCCATGAACCTGGCGCTGCCCGGAAAACCCCTGGACTACGTGGATACCGGCACCTGGTCCACCAAGGCGATCAAGGAAGCCCAGATTCTCGGAAAGGACGTGCGCGTGGTGGCCGGTTCCAAAGATCGGGAATACACTTACATTCCCGAAACCGTTCCCGTCAATCCCGATGCGTCCTACCTTCACATCACATCCAACAACACCATCCGGGGTACCCAGTGGAAGAGGTTTCCCGAAACGGGCGGTGTGCCCCTGGTGAGTGACATGTCCTCCGACATCTTGAGCCGGGTCTTCGATCCGGAGCCGTTCGGACTCATCTACGCCGGGGCGCAGAAAAACGCCGGCCCCGCGGGAGTGACCTTGGTGATCCTTCGCGAAGACATGCTGGAACGGGTCCCCGCCGATCTCCCCACTATGTTCCGGTACACCACCTACGCGGAAAAGAATTCCCTTTTCAATACACCTCCATGTTTCGCCATCTACGTGGTGGGGCTCGTTTTGAAATGGCTCGAAGAAACCGTGGGCGGTGTGGCGGCCATGGAGGACATCAATCGGCGGAAGGCGGATCTGCTTTACGCGTGCATCGATGAGACGGATTTCTACCGAGGCACCGCTTCCCCGGAATCCCGTTCCGCCATGAACGTGACTTTCCGGCTGCCCACCCCGGAACTGGAACAGAAGTTTATCGAAGAAGCGACACGGGCGGGGCTCGGAGGACTCAAGGGGCACCGTTCGGTGGGAGGCTGCCGGGCTTCCATCTACAACGCCATGCCCCTGGAAGGAGTGGAAGCCCTGGTGCATTTCATGAAAGACTTCGAAAAGAAAAACGGCTGA
- a CDS encoding HesA/MoeB/ThiF family protein — protein sequence MKLRELAHTVSYGGEDRLVVEDGTVLAWAEREKIPPWEAQNSFLEEGVLPLRYLKNLQGIDLSDQQRLGRSSVFICGCGGLGGVIAHLLARCGVGHLRIADGDRFELTNCNRQWFCHSGSLGRSKARAGAEQLAAMNPLIRIEAMEDTFRSETAAVMLDGADAAMDALDNLETRFFLEEACRARGIPLVHGAVAGWWGQLVTLLPDSRCSLSDLYGGRKRRDPAEEAMGVLGVTASLVGSLQAMEALRLLLHRAPAYADRFVYFDGDSGLIHAMALSP from the coding sequence ATGAAACTTCGAGAACTCGCCCATACCGTTTCCTACGGAGGTGAAGACAGGCTGGTGGTGGAGGATGGGACGGTCCTCGCATGGGCCGAAAGGGAAAAGATCCCCCCTTGGGAGGCTCAGAACTCCTTTCTGGAAGAGGGCGTTCTTCCCCTCCGTTACCTCAAGAATCTCCAGGGGATCGATCTGTCCGATCAGCAGCGTCTCGGCCGATCGAGCGTCTTCATCTGCGGGTGCGGCGGCCTCGGGGGCGTCATCGCTCACCTTCTGGCCCGCTGCGGTGTGGGGCATCTCCGGATCGCCGACGGTGACCGCTTTGAACTCACCAATTGCAACCGCCAGTGGTTCTGCCACAGCGGAAGCCTGGGCCGGTCCAAGGCAAGGGCGGGAGCCGAGCAGCTCGCAGCCATGAATCCCCTCATCCGGATCGAAGCCATGGAAGACACGTTTCGAAGCGAAACCGCCGCCGTGATGCTGGACGGTGCGGACGCAGCCATGGACGCCCTGGACAACCTTGAAACACGTTTTTTCCTGGAGGAAGCCTGCCGCGCGCGCGGCATTCCTTTGGTGCACGGAGCGGTTGCGGGATGGTGGGGACAGTTGGTCACGCTGCTTCCGGATTCCCGGTGTTCCCTTTCGGATCTCTACGGCGGGCGAAAGCGGCGCGATCCTGCCGAAGAGGCCATGGGGGTGTTGGGGGTCACTGCAAGCCTGGTGGGAAGCCTCCAGGCGATGGAAGCGCTTCGCCTGCTGCTGCACCGAGCGCCGGCCTATGCCGACAGGTTCGTCTATTTTGACGGGGACAGTGGGCTCATCCACGCCATGGCTCTTTCCCCTTGA
- a CDS encoding leucyl aminopeptidase, giving the protein MQIQWSVLPPEECSSEAVIFFVPKNAKALPAAFTAWAGRAAPWILTSRALHDFQAEPQRVEVLYSPAEARIPRAIVAGLGEEKEIDLEKLRGAAAAAFRKARDLKLRSVGIPLQALEGLPFPLEKALEEAVTGGLSGLYRYDVLKTRDRDSLHHLEGLQLFSTDDPEPARLEAVARAEAVIAGIYMARDLTTAPSNDLTPTRMMEESRKLAERHGFALEVIDQAGARELGMGAFTAVAQGSLEPAYFIVMEHAPETRRSDPPLVLIGKGITFDTGGISIKPSQNLEAMKHDMAGAAAVLGAMEAIGRQDIQRRVVALLPCTENMPDGKAYKPGDVLRTLAGLTVEVISTDAEGRLILCDALAYAQRFQPAAVLDIATLTGACIVALGDQAAGIMGNRQELVEAVRTMGDAVGERFWPLPLWDLYFESIKSDVADFKNVGDRKAGTIIGGIFLKQFVPDVVPWVHLDIAGTAWADKDREAIPKGATGFGVRTLFEVVRGWEEIRPR; this is encoded by the coding sequence ATGCAGATTCAGTGGTCCGTACTACCGCCGGAAGAATGTTCATCGGAAGCCGTGATCTTTTTCGTTCCTAAAAATGCGAAGGCTTTGCCGGCGGCCTTCACCGCGTGGGCCGGCCGCGCCGCGCCCTGGATTCTCACATCCCGGGCGCTTCACGACTTTCAGGCTGAACCGCAGCGGGTGGAGGTGCTCTACAGCCCCGCCGAAGCCCGTATTCCGAGGGCGATCGTGGCCGGCTTGGGTGAAGAAAAGGAAATCGATTTGGAAAAGCTCCGGGGAGCGGCCGCCGCGGCTTTCCGAAAAGCCAGAGACCTCAAACTTCGCAGCGTGGGTATTCCCCTCCAGGCGCTGGAAGGGTTGCCTTTTCCATTGGAAAAGGCTCTTGAAGAAGCCGTGACTGGAGGGCTTTCCGGACTCTACCGCTACGATGTGTTGAAGACCCGGGACCGGGATTCTTTGCACCATTTGGAAGGCCTCCAGCTCTTTTCGACCGATGACCCGGAACCGGCCCGGCTGGAAGCCGTAGCCCGGGCCGAGGCCGTGATCGCCGGCATCTATATGGCCCGGGACCTCACCACGGCCCCTTCCAACGACCTCACGCCCACCCGCATGATGGAGGAATCGCGGAAGCTCGCCGAGCGCCATGGATTCGCACTGGAAGTGATCGACCAGGCCGGAGCGCGGGAACTGGGAATGGGGGCGTTCACGGCTGTGGCTCAGGGAAGCCTGGAACCCGCCTATTTCATCGTCATGGAACATGCCCCCGAAACCCGCCGATCCGATCCTCCGCTGGTGCTGATCGGCAAGGGGATCACCTTCGACACAGGTGGCATCTCCATCAAACCCAGCCAGAACCTGGAAGCCATGAAGCACGATATGGCCGGCGCCGCTGCGGTGTTGGGAGCGATGGAAGCCATCGGCAGGCAAGACATCCAGCGCCGGGTGGTGGCGCTCCTTCCGTGCACGGAAAACATGCCCGACGGCAAAGCCTACAAGCCGGGGGACGTGCTGCGGACCCTGGCGGGACTCACCGTGGAAGTCATCAGCACCGACGCCGAGGGGCGACTGATCCTCTGCGACGCCCTGGCTTACGCTCAACGCTTCCAGCCCGCCGCGGTTCTGGACATCGCGACGCTCACGGGCGCCTGCATCGTGGCGCTCGGCGACCAGGCGGCGGGAATCATGGGAAACCGGCAGGAACTGGTCGAAGCCGTGAGAACGATGGGCGACGCGGTGGGGGAGCGTTTCTGGCCGCTGCCTCTCTGGGATCTCTACTTTGAAAGCATCAAAAGCGACGTGGCCGATTTCAAGAACGTGGGCGACCGGAAGGCGGGCACCATCATCGGCGGCATCTTCCTCAAGCAGTTCGTCCCCGACGTTGTTCCGTGGGTCCACCTGGACATCGCTGGAACCGCCTGGGCCGACAAGGATCGGGAAGCCATCCCCAAGGGAGCCACAGGGTTCGGCGTGCGGACGCTGTTTGAGGTTGTCCGGGGCTGGGAGGAAATCCGGCCGCGTTGA
- the ftsH gene encoding ATP-dependent zinc metalloprotease FtsH, which yields MANKSEKGSGGLKDIMDRLKGSMGGGDGSQDPSRRKVQFSFWYFLLALLAVSFLQNYFFEQQMLKIPYSEFKQHVREGRVKNVVIETDKIRGQMFSPDDQTDKYFVTVRVDDPDLVKLLDEQGVKYTGRLESRLVAAILSWLLPMAVFILFWSFLIRRMGGGPQGVLSVGKARVKIYAEKEVGVTFEDVAGIDEAKAELQEIVEFLKTPEKFQKIGAKIPKGVLLVGAPGTGKTLLAKAVAGEAGVPFFSMSGSDFVEMFVGVGAARVRDLFGQAKQNAPCIIFIDELDALGKARGLNPMGGHDEREQTLNQLLVEMDGFEPNSGVIIMAATNRPEILDPALLRPGRFDRHVAIDKPDIRGREAILRIHSRNVKLDDDVDLHKIAAMTPGFVGADLANLVNEAALLAGRRGKDVVGMAEFQEAIDRIIAGLEKKNRAMNPHEKKIVAYHEAGHALVAMSVKNADPVNKISIIPRGIAALGYTQQLPTEDRYLMTREELLDRLYVLLGGRVAEEIVFGDVSTGAQNDLQRATDIARSMVMEYGMSSRLGLLTFTREPRSPFLDVAGPRVREFSERTAQEIDEEMAVLMEEAHQKVRFILMEKREYLDRLASILLEKEVLEGEELKRFAEEVRAAGRNQRREKGGSAETGESGGESVKGSIAPD from the coding sequence ATGGCCAATAAATCCGAGAAAGGCTCGGGCGGCTTGAAAGACATCATGGATCGCTTGAAAGGATCGATGGGCGGTGGGGATGGATCCCAGGACCCGTCGCGCCGGAAGGTCCAATTTTCGTTCTGGTATTTCCTACTGGCCCTCCTGGCGGTGTCTTTCCTCCAGAACTACTTCTTCGAACAGCAGATGCTTAAGATCCCCTATTCGGAATTCAAACAGCACGTTCGGGAAGGCCGGGTTAAAAACGTCGTCATCGAAACCGACAAGATCCGCGGCCAGATGTTTTCCCCGGACGACCAAACGGATAAATATTTCGTCACGGTCCGCGTGGACGATCCGGACTTGGTGAAACTCCTGGATGAACAGGGCGTCAAGTACACCGGGAGGCTGGAAAGCCGCCTTGTGGCCGCCATCCTCTCGTGGCTGCTCCCCATGGCGGTCTTCATTCTGTTCTGGAGTTTCCTTATCCGGCGGATGGGCGGCGGGCCTCAGGGGGTTCTTTCCGTGGGGAAGGCCCGGGTGAAGATTTACGCGGAAAAGGAAGTGGGGGTCACCTTTGAGGACGTGGCCGGGATCGATGAAGCCAAGGCGGAACTCCAGGAAATTGTCGAATTTCTCAAGACGCCGGAAAAATTCCAGAAAATTGGAGCGAAAATCCCGAAGGGCGTGCTTCTCGTGGGAGCGCCCGGGACCGGAAAGACGCTTCTCGCCAAGGCCGTGGCCGGGGAAGCCGGAGTGCCGTTTTTCAGCATGAGCGGCTCCGATTTCGTGGAGATGTTTGTGGGTGTGGGAGCCGCGCGGGTCCGGGATCTCTTCGGCCAAGCCAAGCAGAACGCCCCTTGCATCATCTTCATCGACGAGCTGGATGCGCTGGGCAAGGCGCGGGGCTTGAATCCCATGGGCGGTCACGATGAGCGCGAACAGACCCTCAACCAGCTCCTAGTGGAAATGGATGGTTTTGAGCCCAATTCGGGCGTTATCATCATGGCCGCCACCAACCGCCCGGAAATCCTCGACCCGGCGCTGCTTCGCCCGGGCCGCTTCGACCGCCATGTGGCCATCGACAAGCCCGACATCCGGGGGCGGGAAGCCATCCTGCGGATCCATTCGCGGAACGTCAAGCTCGACGACGATGTGGATCTCCACAAGATCGCCGCCATGACGCCGGGGTTTGTGGGGGCGGACCTGGCGAACCTGGTCAACGAGGCGGCCCTCCTGGCCGGCCGCCGGGGAAAAGACGTGGTCGGCATGGCGGAATTCCAGGAAGCCATCGACAGGATCATCGCCGGCCTTGAAAAGAAGAACCGGGCGATGAATCCCCACGAAAAGAAAATCGTCGCCTATCACGAAGCGGGCCACGCCCTGGTGGCCATGAGCGTGAAAAACGCCGATCCCGTGAACAAGATCTCGATCATTCCTCGAGGAATCGCAGCCCTCGGCTATACCCAGCAACTGCCCACGGAAGACCGCTACCTCATGACCCGCGAAGAGCTCCTGGACCGCCTCTACGTGCTTCTCGGCGGCCGTGTGGCGGAAGAGATCGTCTTTGGGGACGTTTCCACCGGGGCCCAGAACGACCTGCAGCGGGCGACGGACATCGCCCGCAGCATGGTCATGGAATACGGGATGAGCAGCCGCCTGGGACTCCTCACCTTCACCCGCGAACCCCGTTCGCCTTTTCTGGACGTGGCGGGTCCCAGGGTCCGGGAGTTCAGCGAGCGAACCGCCCAGGAAATCGATGAAGAAATGGCCGTCCTCATGGAAGAAGCCCATCAAAAGGTGCGGTTCATCCTCATGGAAAAGCGCGAGTATCTGGATCGCCTGGCAAGCATCCTCCTGGAGAAGGAAGTATTGGAAGGGGAGGAATTGAAGCGGTTTGCCGAAGAAGTGCGCGCCGCCGGCAGAAACCAGCGCCGGGAAAAGGGCGGGTCGGCGGAAACCGGGGAGAGCGGCGGGGAGTCTGTGAAGGGGTCAATTGCCCCCGACTGA